The sequence tattacgtGCTCTAACCGCTTTAAAATTACTACATGCCTCAAGCGCCTTAATATGATTGGTTTCAATCGACTCTATATATACCAACCCAAACACAAGATTATTCTTCACAAGTACATCTTGACCTTGGTCTTAGTATTAATCAACCATATGCACCAGGATACAATATTTcactatttctatttttatcttaGTGCATATCATGATAATGTGGAGTCTAGTTCTGCAACAACATCAAGTCGGTTGGAGTCTAGTTCTGCAACAACATCAAGTCGGTTCGGTGGTGATAATAATGAGGCGCAAAATGAGCCAATGCAAAATGTgggagagaaaataaaaagacctCCGCGTCAAAACCAAAGACGCAATTGTGGAACGGGTGgacattttttacatttgcaactgtatagttcattgtattttttataattgtataaaaaaatatgcactGTTGcatttatatacttaattgaattttttaaattaatacaattttaatattatattttttgaactttaatatgttgttaaaaattaattttatatattaatttatataaaatttaattaaatgaaactaaaaagaaaataaaactcaaGTCGTGGATTGCAACCACGACTTGGCgattttttcgaaaaaatattttttattcgagTCAAACCACGTCTCctcatattaatattatataatttatttaaattatatttatataatttatttattaatatataaataaataattaacccaaacAATCAGGTtgtaatcataattaaatcaaactgtAGGGGTTTGCATGTAATTTCCTTATAAAAAAGTAGTTGGATACTACCATCAACATTCTGTCTCGAGAACTGAAGAAACGGCCCTAAAGAAGAACTGGAGGGCATGCAAGGCCAAGGGAAAAAACACAAGGAACAATGAAATGGGGGGTGGGATCACGTGACATGTCCCCCGCTCTTGGTAGCCAATAACTCTCCGCCACGCGGCTGTTCGGATGAAATACCATGACCTGGAACCttctagttttttttaaataataatcgATTTAACTAATACATTAATATggttaaatttaacaaataaattacattaattcaacaaataactaaaaataaataaattacaataactaaCATAGAACAAGACAAACATtcatataaatgaaattaaataccCCAACAATCGATGAGACTCAAATTCATGATCTAGAATTAGTTTATGAAAGTttacatattttctaattttttttacacttttcttttattataacatCCGTCCAATATAagaactttaaaatttttataataacgtCGGTccaacattaattttttttaaattaaaattttagtaagGATAAAAGTGACATTTTTGCATTACATATTATATCACATATCAAAAATATCTAATcgagtatttataattgtaccaaatttcaagatatTGGACGTATTTCCCATCCGGACCTCTGTTGCAAGAATTTCACATTGTGTTGGAATAATGAATTTGAAAGTAGAAATTCCAAGTCCCCAATGATTTATTTGGCTAATTTTACAGTacaaaagatttcaaaattttcggCAATGAGGCAATTTAATTGGTGAAATTGAGGTCTCGTAATCTTAAAGGTCATGTATTTGAATCCCATATGCATGGGATGATATTTCTACTGGATATTAAGTGTTGTCTACTGTAATTGTAGGTGTTCgttaagtttaatttatttgatattattaatcagAATATAATTGTCGTAACATtctttgttagatattgatatttgacataaatgattataattaatttatttcaattgatAATAGTTCATCActcttacttaaaaaaaaaaatcaaaattttcgattctcacttttaaatatatattttgtgataAACTAATAGATTTCaagaatgaattaatttgGCTAATtctacatgaaaaaaaaaaaaattcaaatccttTGACtgtcattttaaaatatattattagaaaaccaatagatttaaattctttttacatAGACTCGTTTGCGCCAATGAGACCCAGCTCAACTGGCAATATTGAGACACCATAATTTTAACTTATGAGTTTGAACTCTATCAACGTGTGGAATGTTATTGTACTTTAATAATAGACGTCTTTCTACTTAAATAGTAGTTagtgattaaatataattatgtaatattgataattagtatataattgttataattgtcaatttttgttggatataaatatttgatattaatcgTTATTATAATCGATTTACTCAAGATATTATAGTCGATCgcttttacttaaaaaaaaaaaaataaatccttcACTCCGACTCAAATCATTCCAAAATGTAACTCTCAAGATCATCACTAAACCAAAGTATCATATCTTAGAATGTCTTCTCTGAAtcttattgattatatatgaaCAATCTTATTGAATATGGGGACTCCAAGGGAATTCagtgaaaagaaaaggtcacacatataaatcaagaaaccCAGACTACTCAGGCTTATAAGGATGAAGGATGCTTCATTTTCATGATATGAAACCTCAAAGCTAGAAAGAATCACTTCATTACAAGTAAACATACCAGGAGATATGTGCATTCGTTGTAGCGAACACGTTTTGCTGTGTGTGAACATGAGAGTACTGTACCGCTGTATAGTATTCAGTTTTTCTAACGAGTGTCGAATGAATCACAATGCTGCGAAGATGACAATCATGCCGGAGTCCTTCCCCATCACACAACTGTCTGGTCCAAGGACTAGTACCACAACCGGGTTCGGAACTATTGGCGAGATTGACAGTGCAATGGGTTTTTAACTGAAAGGAGCATTGTATAAGAACGTTTCAAGAACAATGTGGTTCAGAAGGCTTCAGAATAAGAAATCTTGTATCAGTTCATCTATTAGAGATGTCAGTATTCTTTTCCCAATCTCCACACCTTCCTCAAATGCTTCGCTTTCAAAGTCAGTCCATTTTCCATTCCTACAGCTCATGTCCTTGTCCACAAGCTCGTCCACCATTAGCTCCTCGATGTTTTTCCAACTTGATATTTCTCTATACAGTTCGTCGGCTAACTGTTGCTTCTTATGGAACAGTGTCATCTGTTTCGCCCAGACTTTTTGACTTCCGTTTAGGAGACATTCACACCTGACTTCCAGACATTCGCCAACACAATCATACAGTAACTTCCTCTGAATCTTGAAGTGCTCACCTATAGATTTTTTTGGtcccaattttttattctctaaCTGATGAAAGAAGTCAGGAGATATGACGGTGTGCACTCGTCCTACAGCAAACTCCTCCAGCATTAGATCTGCATTGCACAGTATATGTTCAATATACTGTAGTTCCCAGCAAAATGTATCGGTCGTGTCTGGCATATATAAGCTGGATTCAACAGTTTCAGATATATTCCTAACTGAGAATGATGAGGCTGTATCTGATATCTCCGCATCACCATCAGTTGAGTGGGATTTCCTAGTAGAGCTTTTCATCCCTTCATAGGATTCAAGTGATAAACATTGCATGCTACCTGAAATTTCGTATACTAGAATTAGAATGGAATGCAGCACAAGACGAATGCTACGAGATGCATGCTATTATCTAAGAGGAAACATTGATGAAACTGATGCTTACACCAATGATATGCTGAGAGcagttttgttttgtttttttttttctttctttttttttcaatatatgaaGTCTTTTGCTAAGTATTATGGGTTATGATCCCAACTTAAATATGCTAACATTCTTCATGTAAATCAGTTTATTACCACAAGCAAATGCACCgagagaaaaattaaacattgGTAATTTACCTTCATTACTTCTGTCAACATCAAATGAGTCACAACTAGCCTCTGCAAAAGAAGGCAGACTAGAGACAGAACTGGACAGCAGCAAAGTATTATATTTCTGATAATCAATGTTGCCAGTACCATCCTCCTCCATGTGTTTTAGTTCCTGAAAATCAAGGGACGTGCACGCTATCAGTATGAATAGTGTTTGCATGAACCAAGACTTACCAATTCAAATAAAGTTGTCAAAGATCCCTGGGTGGGAGTATAACAAGAGAAGAGGTATAGCCATTGAACAAATGATTCTATGCTCAGAATCACCATTCAGGTGATCGGTATAAAGGAACAGAAGTTTGAAGAGTCATCTCTCTGAGATTATGTTAGCGGGCTGGTCACAGTTCTTCGCTTTTTTGAAACCTCTCCTAAACGTGTaggaacaaaatttttttaagctTCATTATCCCCAATCTCATCAATGCAAGCTTCAATTTCAGCCCACTTTTCCAACGACTCTAACCTATAAACAagtagttttttattttttccccacAATTTGCAGGATCTTCCTTATTGTGTTACACTTTGATGTTATATATGAATATGAGCTCAGATTGCCACGTCATAGACCAACATCCATAGCAGTAGGTTCAAccataaacaaggagtacaTAAGCTTAATACAGTCCCTGACCATGCTCACTTGTTATAAGAACAAATGGTTTATAATGCGGAGATGAAATTTTGAAGACAGTTTAGAGTCAAGAAGATACAGTCTTTCTATTCTATGATTTCTATATACAAATATTGCCGAAAGGCTCACGGTTTCAGTCCAAACACTTTCAGGTACCTGACAGTGTTTCTGTCCAGGGCCCTATAACTTATCGCTTTGAACACAAAGTTAATCATGTTTAGAGCACAATATTGTTTCAATTTCCATTTCCCATCTTAACCATGGTTAACAGAGTATTAGTTTAAGTAGGCCATTTTAGAATGCAAGAGCATGCACCTGACAAAAAAATCACTTGCGATGGCTCTTCTCAAATTAAATACACTGCATTCTAGTGTTTCTGGCTAACAGTATGAAACAGGGTTCTAGACCAATTGATTCAACAtcgaaaatattgaaattgattGTTTGATATGTAGGGTATGCTAGTAGTAAGCTATTGAGTCCAGTAACTAGGTTCACAGACCAGGCATCCACAACAGAAGATGTGTTCATCTTCCCCTCATGTCACTATATTTTACTGTGGAAAAATCTCAAGTAGTTACCCAAGAAGTAAATTCAGAGATTGCTAAATATTTAGGAATCATTTTTACATAGCAATATCCTGACTAGCCAAGAAGTAAATGGCCTGATTCTACTGGCCTACCaagctaaaataattttgtcttgtaaatttcaaaaattgaacaaacaacCAAAAGCTAGAGAACAAAGACTCATGAGTTACTTGAGCATGTGCTTCCTTGAAATTTGCAACACTGATTAATCCAGCACTCAACTCTAAAATCTAAGTCATTTAATAAGCCTATTgaccaaataatttattcacatTATTACCATAAAGATAGAAAACACAACTAAAATGATGTGAATGTGACAAATGACACCAGAAATGAGAAAGTACCATAGAAGGTGAAGTACCTTGGcttttaacaaaagaaaagatgtaCCTTGGTTTCTTTTTCAGGTTCGAGTCTATGATTATCAATAGACAGGGAATCACAGCAATTCTGGATTTCCTGTTTGCCTTTGCATATATCAAATGTGGGCGGCAAATTTGGTAGGCTGACAATAGGGCACACATTAACATAGCTGTCTGCGGAAGTAGAAAAAGAACCTGCTTCTGACAGGTCTTGCTGGGACAACTCAACCTTCGAAGTCAGTTGCCTTAGTTTTTGCTCCAAAAGAGCACTTAAATCCCCACCAATGACATTAGACCCTGAAGCGGATTCATGGGCAGAAGGATCGTAACTGGGAATCTCCAAGACTGTACCACATGCATTGGGTCCTGCtcctgatttttttattggagaTGTAAATGTGAATGACACGACATCCAAACTATTCTTCTTGTCAATCGTATCACATTCACAATCACCCACCGATGCAGGATTATATCTAACAGAATTTTCATCTTTCATCCCCAGCGGTTTTTGGGCAACACTTACATCCGACTGAATATTCCCATTGgtatttagttttttctttgaagGTCTCTTTGATCTAGATGATGTAGGCTCTTTTCCAGGATAAGCTGCCACTGTATTTGTCTTTCTTGACGTTATCCCATTATTGACAACAATCTTATCTACAGTCCTCTGTGCTCGTCCATAGATGTAATTGTTGGACAAACAGGGCTGTTTTACATCTTTTGTATGTGAATATGAAGGTTCATGATTTTCTCCATCTTTGATTGATGGACAATTCTGCTTCTGATGATTCGGCCTAGGCACCTTCGAAGGCTTTCTTGACAAACCTTGCTTCTCCACCATCCTTTGTGTATCTAGAAGATTGCTGCTGACATTGCTAGATTTGGCACTAAGATGTTCTTTTTGCTTCAGAGAGCTTTTTTTACCAACTGAATTCAATCCGTCTCTTTTCTGAATGTTGGCCTTAGCTTGAACTCCAAGCGACGCCGACTTTTccttattcattaatttttgagaACCAATCCTTTTGGATTCTTCAAAATCCTTATATAGACAACTGTCTCCTGATAGGCCTTGACCCATGGTACTTGGTTGGTTCTTCACAT comes from Sesamum indicum cultivar Zhongzhi No. 13 linkage group LG10, S_indicum_v1.0, whole genome shotgun sequence and encodes:
- the LOC105172410 gene encoding uncharacterized protein LOC105172410; this translates as MEVEKLEVKGGFFRLFNWNAKSRKKLFSSKSDLHENLNQGKEKFQDSEVVRLQQGLEDGVAPNARGHNVYHYASSVCGESEYGTKAPGVVARLMGLDSLPTTDVVEPCFTPFIESHSFRIRDANYFRPAPEFQSEHDVVIFESVRSKLDGFTRNSLDLRLQKVHNRPIERFQTEVLPPKSAKPISITQHPLLSPIKSPGFIPPKNAAYIVEAAAKIIEQSPRSTVTGKLPSLGSSSVPIRVRDLKERMESAQRSFRPTDASQKGKEHNSIRNVKNQPSTMGQGLSGDSCLYKDFEESKRIGSQKLMNKEKSASLGVQAKANIQKRDGLNSVGKKSSLKQKEHLSAKSSNVSSNLLDTQRMVEKQGLSRKPSKVPRPNHQKQNCPSIKDGENHEPSYSHTKDVKQPCLSNNYIYGRAQRTVDKIVVNNGITSRKTNTVAAYPGKEPTSSRSKRPSKKKLNTNGNIQSDVSVAQKPLGMKDENSVRYNPASVGDCECDTIDKKNSLDVVSFTFTSPIKKSGAGPNACGTVLEIPSYDPSAHESASGSNVIGGDLSALLEQKLRQLTSKVELSQQDLSEAGSFSTSADSYVNVCPIVSLPNLPPTFDICKGKQEIQNCCDSLSIDNHRLEPEKETKELKHMEEDGTGNIDYQKYNTLLLSSSVSSLPSFAEASCDSFDVDRSNEGSMQCLSLESYEGMKSSTRKSHSTDGDAEISDTASSFSVRNISETVESSLYMPDTTDTFCWELQYIEHILCNADLMLEEFAVGRVHTVISPDFFHQLENKKLGPKKSIGEHFKIQRKLLYDCVGECLEVRCECLLNGSQKVWAKQMTLFHKKQQLADELYREISSWKNIEELMVDELVDKDMSCRNGKWTDFESEAFEEGVEIGKRILTSLIDELIQDFLF